Proteins encoded by one window of Pelmatolapia mariae isolate MD_Pm_ZW linkage group LG14, Pm_UMD_F_2, whole genome shotgun sequence:
- the gab2 gene encoding GRB2-associated-binding protein 2 isoform X2, translating to MSGGEIIFQGWLRKSPPEKKLRRYAWKKRWFILRSGRMSGDPDVLEYYKNDHAKKPIRVIDLQCCEQVDAGLTFKRKEFQDSYVFDIKTVDRTFYLVAETEEEMNKWVRSICHLCGFNQSDDSHDGRLHHMPRSVGADVTGSMAPLTGERKSSAPVHSSQPVLFTFDVPVRHTHHNSMSNSAPQDYLLLHQCISRKTESARSASFSQSTRSKSAQLHGFYSLPKPGKHQLPVHDDSTQEACYVLPRGYSSEAPAHSGLGDPELENEEVYTFKTPCNALATMHSNERLPDNYDLPTPPGSFYQIPRTFDKNHNALTPSSSESSYNPPPRPPKPSQGSEGQWGSPQSVGSQNEEVMSAVSVIPRRNTLPAVENIRLHRGSSFETNNQHRFIHFNHSGQSMESVNDGFSSYLRQTPLTRSDSGNSDDNYVPMNPGSSPLSACQADSPKNIYIPMSPGPHHFDFPGFSATLPARKASSASLCHRPSRLSDVTPPPIYRDLKPDRKSKPTPLDLKNNGIIDELPFKSPVTMSWTRPMPAMNCTSSQHCRPISTQSITSTDSADSEENYVAMNPASTSPAVSGTSSPAPRKCGNVDYLALEFQPGTPNPHRKPSTSSVTSDEKVDYVQVDKEKTQALQNTMQEWTDVRQSTEPAKGVKS from the exons GCATGGAAGAAACGCTGGTTTATACTTCGCAGTGGCCGCATGAGTGGTGACCCTGACGTTCTGGAGTACTACAAGAATGATCACGCTAAGAAGCCCATTCGGGTGATCGACCTGCAGTGCTGTGAGCAGGTCGATGCAGGCCTGACCTTTAAGAGGAAGGAGTTCCAGGACAGCTATGTATTTGACATCAAGACTGTAGACCGCACTTTCTATCTTGTAGCTGAGACTGAGGAAGAGATGAACAAGTGGGTCCGCTCCATCTGCCACCTGTGTGGTTTCAACCAGTCGGACGACAGCCACG ATGGCAGGTTACACCATATGCCCCGTTCTGTTGGAGCAGATGTCACCGGCTCAATGGCTCCTTTGACCGGAGAACGCAAGTCCTCTGCCCCCGTCCATTCCAGCCAGCCAGTGCTCTTCACATTTGATGTGCCTGTGCGCCACACACACCATAACTCCATGTCCAACAGTGCACCCCAGGActacctcctcctccaccagtGCATTAGCAGGAAGACAGAAAGTGCACG aAGTGCCAGTTTCTCCCAGTCCACACGAAGCAAGAGTGCACAGCTGCATGGCTTTTACAGCCTTCCCAAGCCAGGAAAACACCAGTTGCCAGTGCACGATGACTCGACCCAGGAGGCCTGCTACGTTCTTCCAAGGGGTTACAGCTCGGAGGCCCCAGCTCACAGTGGTCTAGGTGATCCTGAGCTTGAGAATGAGGAGGTCTACACTTTCAAAACGCCTTGCAATGCCCTTGCCACAATGCACAGCAATGAACGCTTGCCTGATAACTATGATCTGCCTACACCACCTGGCTCCTTCTATCAGATCCCCAGGACATTTGATAAAAATCACAACGCCTTGACACCCTCTAGCTCTGAATCCTCATATAATCCTCCTCCCAGACCCCCTAAACCCAGTCAAGGGTCTGAGGGTCAGTGGGGGAGTCCTCAGTCAGTAGGGAGCCAGAATGAAGAGGTAATGTCTGCAGTGTCAGTCATCCCACGCAGAAATACTCTCCCTGCTGTCGAGAACATCAGACTGCACAGAG GATCCTCCTTTGAAACTAACAATCAACATCGTTTCATCCATTTCAACCACTCAGGCCAGTCTATGGAGTCAGTCAATGATGGATTCAGCTCTTACCTG AGACAGACACCACTTACTCGCTCAGACAGCGGCAATTCAGATGACAACTACGTGCCCATGAATCCTGGCTCCTCACCACTCAGCGCTTGCCAGGCTGACAGTCCTAAGAATATCTACATTCCTATGAGCCCAGGGCCACATCACTTTGATTTCCCAGGATTCTCTGCAACTTTACCTGCCCGCAAGGCGAGCAGTGCCTCCTTGTGCCACAGGCCCAGTCGTCTCAGTGATGTTACACCACCGCCTATCTATCGCGACCTCaaacctgacagaaaat CAAAGCCAACACCTCTTGATTTGAAGAACAATGGGATCATTGATGAGCTGCCATTTAAGAGTCCAGTCACTATGTCCTGGACACGACCCAT GCCTGCTATGAACTGCACATCCTCCCAGCACTGTAGACCCATCTCTACACAAAGCATCACCAGCACCGACTCTGCAGACAGTGAAGAGAATTATGTGGCTATG AACCCAGCGTCTACCTCCCCAGCCGTGAGTGGCACCAGCAGCCCAGCCCCTAGGAAATGTGGCAACGTGGACTACCTAGCACTGGAATTCCAGCCTGGGACACCCAACCCACACAGAAAA CCCTCTACGTCCTCTGTGACATCGGACGAGAAGGTGGATTATGTCCAAGTCGACAAGGAAAAGACTCAAGCTCTGCAAAACACAATGCAGGAATGGACTGATGTGCGACAGTCTACTGAACCTGCCAAGGGGGTCAAGTCCTGA
- the gab2 gene encoding GRB2-associated-binding protein 2 isoform X1, producing the protein MSGGEIIFQGWLRKSPPEKKLRRYAWKKRWFILRSGRMSGDPDVLEYYKNDHAKKPIRVIDLQCCEQVDAGLTFKRKEFQDSYVFDIKTVDRTFYLVAETEEEMNKWVRSICHLCGFNQSDDSHDGRLHHMPRSVGADVTGSMAPLTGERKSSAPVHSSQPVLFTFDVPVRHTHHNSMSNSAPQDYLLLHQCISRKTESARSASFSQSTRSKSAQLHGFYSLPKPGKHQLPVHDDSTQEACYVLPRGYSSEAPAHSGLGDPELENEEVYTFKTPCNALATMHSNERLPDNYDLPTPPGSFYQIPRTFDKNHNALTPSSSESSYNPPPRPPKPSQGSEGQWGSPQSVGSQNEEVMSAVSVIPRRNTLPAVENIRLHRGSSFETNNQHRFIHFNHSGQSMESVNDGFSSYLRQTPLTRSDSGNSDDNYVPMNPGSSPLSACQADSPKNIYIPMSPGPHHFDFPGFSATLPARKASSASLCHRPSRLSDVTPPPIYRDLKPDRKSKPTPLDLKNNGIIDELPFKSPVTMSWTRPMPAMNCTSSQHCRPISTQSITSTDSADSEENYVAMQNPASTSPAVSGTSSPAPRKCGNVDYLALEFQPGTPNPHRKPSTSSVTSDEKVDYVQVDKEKTQALQNTMQEWTDVRQSTEPAKGVKS; encoded by the exons GCATGGAAGAAACGCTGGTTTATACTTCGCAGTGGCCGCATGAGTGGTGACCCTGACGTTCTGGAGTACTACAAGAATGATCACGCTAAGAAGCCCATTCGGGTGATCGACCTGCAGTGCTGTGAGCAGGTCGATGCAGGCCTGACCTTTAAGAGGAAGGAGTTCCAGGACAGCTATGTATTTGACATCAAGACTGTAGACCGCACTTTCTATCTTGTAGCTGAGACTGAGGAAGAGATGAACAAGTGGGTCCGCTCCATCTGCCACCTGTGTGGTTTCAACCAGTCGGACGACAGCCACG ATGGCAGGTTACACCATATGCCCCGTTCTGTTGGAGCAGATGTCACCGGCTCAATGGCTCCTTTGACCGGAGAACGCAAGTCCTCTGCCCCCGTCCATTCCAGCCAGCCAGTGCTCTTCACATTTGATGTGCCTGTGCGCCACACACACCATAACTCCATGTCCAACAGTGCACCCCAGGActacctcctcctccaccagtGCATTAGCAGGAAGACAGAAAGTGCACG aAGTGCCAGTTTCTCCCAGTCCACACGAAGCAAGAGTGCACAGCTGCATGGCTTTTACAGCCTTCCCAAGCCAGGAAAACACCAGTTGCCAGTGCACGATGACTCGACCCAGGAGGCCTGCTACGTTCTTCCAAGGGGTTACAGCTCGGAGGCCCCAGCTCACAGTGGTCTAGGTGATCCTGAGCTTGAGAATGAGGAGGTCTACACTTTCAAAACGCCTTGCAATGCCCTTGCCACAATGCACAGCAATGAACGCTTGCCTGATAACTATGATCTGCCTACACCACCTGGCTCCTTCTATCAGATCCCCAGGACATTTGATAAAAATCACAACGCCTTGACACCCTCTAGCTCTGAATCCTCATATAATCCTCCTCCCAGACCCCCTAAACCCAGTCAAGGGTCTGAGGGTCAGTGGGGGAGTCCTCAGTCAGTAGGGAGCCAGAATGAAGAGGTAATGTCTGCAGTGTCAGTCATCCCACGCAGAAATACTCTCCCTGCTGTCGAGAACATCAGACTGCACAGAG GATCCTCCTTTGAAACTAACAATCAACATCGTTTCATCCATTTCAACCACTCAGGCCAGTCTATGGAGTCAGTCAATGATGGATTCAGCTCTTACCTG AGACAGACACCACTTACTCGCTCAGACAGCGGCAATTCAGATGACAACTACGTGCCCATGAATCCTGGCTCCTCACCACTCAGCGCTTGCCAGGCTGACAGTCCTAAGAATATCTACATTCCTATGAGCCCAGGGCCACATCACTTTGATTTCCCAGGATTCTCTGCAACTTTACCTGCCCGCAAGGCGAGCAGTGCCTCCTTGTGCCACAGGCCCAGTCGTCTCAGTGATGTTACACCACCGCCTATCTATCGCGACCTCaaacctgacagaaaat CAAAGCCAACACCTCTTGATTTGAAGAACAATGGGATCATTGATGAGCTGCCATTTAAGAGTCCAGTCACTATGTCCTGGACACGACCCAT GCCTGCTATGAACTGCACATCCTCCCAGCACTGTAGACCCATCTCTACACAAAGCATCACCAGCACCGACTCTGCAGACAGTGAAGAGAATTATGTGGCTATG CAGAACCCAGCGTCTACCTCCCCAGCCGTGAGTGGCACCAGCAGCCCAGCCCCTAGGAAATGTGGCAACGTGGACTACCTAGCACTGGAATTCCAGCCTGGGACACCCAACCCACACAGAAAA CCCTCTACGTCCTCTGTGACATCGGACGAGAAGGTGGATTATGTCCAAGTCGACAAGGAAAAGACTCAAGCTCTGCAAAACACAATGCAGGAATGGACTGATGTGCGACAGTCTACTGAACCTGCCAAGGGGGTCAAGTCCTGA